Proteins encoded by one window of Photobacterium angustum:
- a CDS encoding helix-turn-helix transcriptional regulator has product MNTPNAFHFLLKQVREEHGMTQVDAAKNLKIARQTYLDLEYGKTLPRLDTLITLSALFNKSVAYFTGERPSLDSFDTMELFEELQQRYLKKVPNIAEAVPH; this is encoded by the coding sequence ATGAACACCCCTAACGCATTTCACTTTTTGCTAAAACAAGTCCGTGAAGAACATGGCATGACGCAAGTCGATGCAGCTAAAAACTTGAAAATAGCAAGGCAAACCTACTTAGATTTAGAGTACGGAAAAACACTACCACGACTAGATACACTGATTACACTATCGGCACTTTTTAATAAAAGTGTCGCGTATTTTACTGGCGAACGTCCCTCGTTAGACAGTTTTGATACCATGGAATTATTTGAAGAGCTTCAACAACGGTACTTAAAAAAAGTACCGAACATTGCTGAAGCCGTACCGCATTAA
- a CDS encoding DNA-binding protein: MSVSLSGNQLQDKVTLICNDLYAKGQKVSVRIVLSMLPDVSSTSTVHKYYKAWKDELEANQKSLLEKMGFSEEFTRVFMAEITRHATEAERRYREIAEDAKEQSLLAIDDLERAEDRLYKQTALLEQREKQIKEVEAELAQADKSQQAITQELRQQIENLTEQLGESTASNERLRTELAKNELLLESNKELVASTKTQNIELNDQIKQLNVEVVELSKNITRLESSQESKQELIEELKASKLSTQEQNQQLDKDLREAQQERNTLQASLSDAKASLSTNTQRLEQAQSEVVELKTNVKQYIETLRHYEGLLSKESNSAD, encoded by the coding sequence ATGAGCGTTTCTCTTAGTGGTAATCAGTTACAAGATAAAGTGACCCTAATTTGTAATGATCTTTATGCGAAAGGTCAGAAGGTGAGTGTTCGTATCGTGCTTTCAATGCTGCCTGATGTCAGCAGCACCTCAACCGTTCATAAATATTACAAAGCATGGAAAGACGAGCTTGAGGCAAACCAAAAATCACTGCTTGAAAAAATGGGTTTCTCGGAAGAGTTTACCCGTGTATTCATGGCTGAAATTACCCGCCACGCTACCGAAGCCGAACGTCGTTACCGTGAAATCGCAGAAGATGCCAAAGAACAAAGTCTATTGGCCATTGATGATTTAGAACGAGCTGAAGATCGTTTATACAAGCAAACCGCCTTGCTTGAGCAGCGTGAAAAGCAGATCAAAGAAGTAGAGGCGGAGCTCGCCCAGGCTGATAAATCACAGCAAGCGATTACCCAAGAGTTACGCCAACAAATTGAAAACCTCACCGAGCAATTGGGTGAATCAACGGCTAGCAACGAGCGTTTACGTACTGAACTGGCGAAAAATGAATTACTGCTAGAAAGTAATAAAGAGCTAGTTGCATCAACGAAAACGCAAAACATTGAGCTGAATGATCAGATCAAGCAACTGAACGTGGAAGTGGTTGAGCTATCTAAAAACATTACCCGTCTTGAATCTTCACAAGAGAGTAAGCAAGAGCTTATTGAAGAATTAAAAGCGAGTAAGCTATCAACACAAGAGCAAAACCAACAGCTTGATAAAGACTTGCGTGAGGCTCAACAAGAGCGAAACACACTACAAGCATCACTGTCTGATGCTAAAGCATCTTTATCCACCAATACTCAGCGTTTAGAGCAAGCGCAATCAGAGGTGGTTGAGCTTAAAACGAATGTTAAGCAGTACATAGAAACGCTCCGTCATTATGAAGGGTTACTTTCTAAAGAGAGTAATTCTGCAGATTAA
- a CDS encoding YHYH domain-containing protein: MKKAALVLLVSFGLVSTAMAHSGGTDSKGCHTNSKTGVYHCH; encoded by the coding sequence ATGAAAAAGGCCGCATTAGTTCTTCTTGTAAGTTTTGGCTTGGTATCCACTGCAATGGCGCATTCAGGTGGTACGGACAGTAAAGGCTGTCATACAAATAGCAAAACAGGTGTTTATCACTGCCATTAA
- a CDS encoding peptidase codes for MKIILLAVALSLTGCAQIQNYKTVDVALNTPLSTSIGGSFFSIAKTKDLPNAFGKADIYGGKVNLGHSELRYQGLTKDNQLILRYTDVTIHSDENVFTRYGNSSSTISSGYNGNIMVTHANKRDANISQLPPNTIEFLFPLNKKVLPISGYIVTIIEATPYDVKYTISQ; via the coding sequence ATGAAAATAATATTATTAGCTGTAGCCTTATCTTTAACTGGATGTGCCCAAATTCAAAATTACAAGACTGTTGATGTAGCTTTAAATACACCATTATCAACATCTATTGGAGGTAGCTTTTTTAGTATCGCAAAAACAAAAGATCTACCCAATGCATTCGGTAAAGCTGATATTTATGGCGGAAAAGTCAATCTAGGTCATTCAGAATTACGATATCAAGGTTTGACAAAAGATAATCAATTAATATTACGATATACCGATGTAACTATTCATTCTGATGAGAATGTCTTTACGCGTTATGGGAATAGTTCATCAACTATTTCTTCTGGATATAATGGTAATATAATGGTCACACATGCAAATAAGAGAGATGCCAACATCTCACAATTACCTCCCAACACCATAGAATTTCTTTTCCCATTAAATAAGAAAGTATTACCAATTAGTGGTTACATTGTAACCATTATTGAAGCTACACCTTATGATGTTAAGTATACAATATCGCAATAA